The nucleotide window ATAGTTGCTCAGGTGGACGAGACCGTCCGAGGAACCGGGAGACGTCCCTTTCTTGAAGATCATCGAACTGAGAGGCGGAGTCGGTGGTACCACTTCCCGCAGCCCGTTTTCGGTGAGGATCACGGTGAAGCCATTCCCCGCTGCGACACTCCGAACCAGCGTGGCGCCCGCATCGACATCGAGCATGTCGATCGCCACCTGCGTGGTGGTCGCGACGGAGCCATCATCCCGGAACACCTCCGCACGATACGCCTTGGTGGAATCGAGAAAGGTCAGTGGCACTTGGAACGTACGCGCCGTATTGCCATTCAGACCCGCGAGAAACCATGTCGTCCCCTTGCGCCGTGCCACCGTCACGTGTGTGTCCGGATGCCCATCGAGAATCCGGCTTTCATCCCAGGTCGTCGGCAGGCGATCGAAGAACGATAGTTCCGGCACCTCCTGCAATACGGACACTCCTCCTCCGGCACCCGCACTCCCGGGCGAACCAGCCGGACGGTCATACCAGTAGAGCGTTTGCCACGGACTGAAGATGCAAACGGACTTCGCCAGTTGGGACGCATGCGAACCCATCGTGGCCACCCGGCTGGCAAAATAGCAGTTGGTCTGGTCCGATGCCCCTGCGAGACAGCGGGTGAAGAGACTCTTGAGCGCGTCCGCGTTCTTCGGGGTTTCTTCATCACCACGGATACCTTCCTGGGTGAGAAGATTCGGCCACGTGCGCGACACGCCGGTGGGGCGGTATTCGTCGTGGATGTCCACAATGAGGTGATGGTCCGCGCATTTCGCCACCGCGTTGTGAAGCCAGGTGGTGTTCGATTGGGAGCCCACATTGACGAAACCGAACTTCATGCCCGCCACGCCCCACGACTCGTAGAGCGGCAGGATCTGGTCGAGCTGCCGGGTGAGGGCGATCTGGTTGACGTAGAGAATCACGCCGACGCCTTTCTGTTTTCCGTAGGCGATCACCGCCGGCAGATCGAGCGGTCCGGGCGAACGCGCCGGGTCCACGTTCACCGTCGTCGCATCCGATGAGGATGAATTCTCCGGCCCGTACCATCCGGCATCGAAGAGGATGTATCGCAGGTCATGCGCGGCGGCGAAGTCGATGCAAGCCAGGCCGCCCTGCGTGGTGAGCGTGACCTCGCGGAGCACCTTTCCTGGCTGGATCCACGAGGTGTCCGCCACCTTGGACGGCTCGTTCAGGTTCAGCATGAACGCGCTGTCCTGAAGCAACGCCGCGGGAGAAGACCCGACCCGCACGTAACGCCATGGACTGGTGAACAAACCCGTGAATGCCTCACTGCTGGATAGCGAAGCGGAAAGGGTCGAGGTGCCGGTGCGCGTGAACTTCATCCTCGCACCATCGACCAAACCGGCCTCCCCCAGCGAGGCGTAGAGGTCGGACGCGAGCTGCGCGAGCACCGGACGATCCAGCGAACCGCTGGCCACGGAAAGCGATTGCTTCGAGATCGTCCCCTGCGCGGAGGTGGAGGTCCACACCACGGTGGAGGATGGCATCGGAAACGTGGACTTCTCCGAGGCTACCGTGCCACTGCCGGAGATCAGATAGCGCCACGCGATCCCCGTGTCATACGCCCTCACCTGGATCTTTGCATCGGGTTGTCCCGTCACTGACGGAACAATCGAGAGTGTCTCCTGCCGGCAGCGATCCCGCACGTTCATCTCTTCCCCGAAAGGATTCGACCACGTGAGATCCACATCCGCTGCCTGGACATCTCCCAGTGCCCCTTGGGATGCTACGATGCCAATCGTACTTCCCAGATCCAACCCGAAGGTTCCGCGTGTGACCACCACACGACCTGCGGAGGTCACGCTATGGAGCAAGGCTCCGGTAGTGGTATCCCGCTCCAATGTGAACACCACACCTCCTCCGGGGCTGGCGATGGTGCGCTCGGTCACGAACGCACCGCATGCTGATGCAGCGGCAGCCATCCATGCGAAGATGATGAGGGAGCCTTTTGACATGAGGATCGGTTGCTTGGAATGGCGGAACCCAATGGCATCCCGCGCGGGAGCCGCGGCGGAGCCACACCTTGGGAAAACCGCTCCAGAGCGAACTCTGGAGCGGCTCACATTGCATCTATTTACCCACGGAAACGAATTTCAGGGCTTCATTCGGTTACCTTGGCCCGGATGAAGATCTTCACATTTGCAGCCGGATCAGAACCGGGAATGTAGAAGGAACGATAGGTCCAGCCGCCGGGCAACGGCTTGTCCGCAGCCAGAGTGCCCTGCACCGCAGCCACATCCGCCGGATTGGTGACCTCGTTCACATCGATGAAATTGCCGGTCCAATTGGTCACATCAACAGAACCCTGGATGTGATAGGTCACACCATCCTGGGCGGTGGAGACCAGTTCGTCCGGCCCCAAATCGGGGAAGCTTGCGCCCGTCCGCACCGGCATGGTGAGGGTCAGCGCGTTCAGCCCGCCCACCGCAGCCACCTTGGTCACGATCCGGCCGTCATTCGCTCCTGACAGCGGATCACCATCGAACGCGAACTCATGGAGGTTGTTGTGACCATCGTGGTCCGGATCCTGCACCGGACCGTTGCTGGTGCCATCGAGACCTTTCGAATTGGCCCATGCGATGTAATAGCTGCTTGCGCCCGTGGACTCGAGGGTCACCGCCTGGCCGTCGTGATAGCGGATGATGAAGTTGTTGATGCCGATGGCGACCGGAGCGTTTTCCGCAAGGCCGTTGAAGGTGCCGGTGAGCGTGCCGGTGTAGGCGATCAGGGTCAGCTTCGTGCCGACCGGAACAGCCCCGGCCGTGACGGCCCGGTCGGAGAGGCCGAGCGTTCCGCCGAGCGTCACGTCTCCATTCACGGAGATGAGATCCGAGCCGACGGGACCGGAAGTATCAATCTCAGACGCCAGCACGGCCCCGGCGGGAAGGGTCAGCGCACCGGTGGTCAATACTCCGATCGCACCATTCCCCGGGGCAAGGGTGCTGCCGGATTCCAACGTCACCGCGCCGATGGTACCGGTGCCACCCAAGATGGTGGTCGAATGGACCACGGTCGTCCCGGTGCCAGTGGCCAAGCCGGTGGTATTGTTTGCGAGCAAGGTTCCTCCGGAAACATCGGTGTTGCCGCTGTAGGTATTGGCTCCGGAGAGAATCAACGTGCCGGTGCCAGCCTTGCCCAGGCCGCCGGTTCCAGAAAGGATGCCGCTCAAGGTGATGGTGTGGGCGGTTGAAGCGGACAGGTTGCCGTTGGTCCCTGTGAGATTCATTGGCAGCGATGAACTCCATGAAGCACTGGATGACAGGGTGCCGCCACCCATGTTGAGCGTGGCGGTGCCGCTCCCTTTGCTGATGCCGCCGCTGCCGACCGACAGCGTGCCGCCGGTGAGGTTGAGGGTTCCGGCGGATGCGCTGTTATAGCCCAGCGCGATCTTTTTCACCGATGCCGTGCCTCCGGCCATGTTCCAAGCGGCGGCGGAGTTCTGCCCGATATAGACGGCTGCATTGCCAACGGCCAACGTGCCACTGTTCATGTTGAAGGTGCCTGCGTCGCCGGCGTATTCCCCGATGACCAGGCCGCGGTCGGACGGCGTTCCGCCGGAGATTCCGTTCACGGTCAACGAGCCGCTGGTGAGGGTGAGCGTGCCGGTGCCGGTGTTGTCGAAATAGCCGAGCCCCACCCATCCACCGAATGTGATCTGGGCATTGTTCTTGATCTCCGCACTGCCGCCGCTGCCGACGTTGAAGCTGCGCGAAGCGGGTGCGGTGGCGGATGCATCCAGGCTTCCACCGTCAAAAACAAAGCTCCCTCCCTGAACGACGGTCTGGCCGGTATAGGTATTGCCGCCCGATAGCGTGAGTGTGCCCGCGCCGGTTTTACCAAGCCCAAACGCACCACTGCCGGTTCCCGTGCTGTTGGCGAGGTTGGCCAGTCCGATCGCATTGCCGGTACCAATGTTCACGCGCAGCGTGGCTCCCGCCCGCAGCCCGTTGTTGTTGATGTTGGTGGTTAGATTCGCAATCAGCGTGGCGACCTGGCTTTCGCTGAACTCACCAATTCCGCCTGCATTCAGGGCCAGGGTGGCGCCACTGTTCGCGGCAATGTTTTCCTTGGTCCACGAGCCAACGCTGCCGCCATAGAGCGAGGCCGCGGTGGTGAAGGTGATCGTCCCGGCGGTGATCTGCCACTTGCCGGCGCTGGCGGCAGTGGTTTGGACGGTGGTCAGGGTAGCGGCCGTCCCCGTGCTTTCGTAGGTGCCGGTGTAGCCGGACATATCTCCCGAAAAGCGGACTTCGGAGGTGGCCGATCCGCTCGTGCTGGAATAGCGGGTCAGATTGGAAGAACCGGTGATTGCTCCAGTCAGATCGAGCGTCTGGAGCCCTGAGGTCACCGCACTGGTGGAGATCCCACTGGCGGAGGCCACTTCCACCGCACGCGTATTGGTGGTCGTGCCCGCTCCTCCGCCGCTGACAAACAACGATCCGCCCTTGAGGATAATCCGGTTTGAAGCCACCCCGCACCCCGAGCCTGCCGCAAAGTTGCCGCTGAGGACCGTCACATCTCCTGTGAAGTCATTGGTCTGGTTGGTGAGATTCAGACGCCCCGTACTTCCCGGCGTGGTGATGTTGCTGCCATGTTTGATAATCAGCCCGCCTGTGATGGCACCGGTGATCTTCTGGGCGATGGTCGAATTGGAGGAGCCGGAGCCATCGATCCCTGGATTCGCCGCCTCATTGTAGCTACCGGAAAACTTGATCGTGTTGATGGCATCGGAAGTCGAACCGAGCGTATAGGCCCCCGACGTGTTGCCACCGATAAACCGGATCTGGTTGACCTCCACGCCGCCGTTGACCGTGACCGTCTTGCTTCCGGAGATGGTTCCGCCGAACACCGCATTGTCGAGGCTGGCATTGTTCCAGGCGACATGGGCCAGGCCGCTGCCTTGGTCCCAGTTCACGACGGTCGTGTTCCAGTTACCCGTGTTATAGGTGGAGGCCCCATCACCGTTGGTGGCGATATCGGTGGTGCCTCCGTCCCAGAAGCGGTCGGCGGCGGCGGAGTGGAAGATGGGAACGATGGCGAAGACAATGAGACTCGGGAGGGAGGGGATTTTCATGGTAATGCATCCGATGTTCACACCGGATGCTCTGGGGCCTCCTCGGCCCGCGATTCCTCCGGTTATCGGGCATAAGCACCAAGCACCCGTTTTCGCGGAAAAATTGCCCGCCATTCCCACTTTCGAAAAAATCGGGAAAAAATCGCGAGATCCGTCACACTCGCGCTTATGCCCGATGGGAACATCCCGCAAATCCCTCCCCAACCCCATCTCCGGCCATGAAAGCAGAAACCGATGAAGGAAACCGGGAATTCCTGTCCAGGCTGCTGCCCAATCAGAAATCGATCCGGAATTTCATCTACAGCCTCCATCCCCACTCGGAGGACCTGGACGACATCATGCAGGACACGGTCATGAGTCTGTGGGAGAAATTCGACACCTTTGAACTGGACCGGGAATTCCTGCCATGGGCGAACCGCCTCGCCTATTTCGAGGTCCTCCGTTTCCGCAAGAAACGCAGCCGCGACCGGCTGGTCTTCTCCGACCAAATGGTCGAGCAACTCTGGGAGGATGCGCCATCGCCGAATGATACGGAAGCCGTCCGACAGGCTCTGGATGCCTGCCTGTGCAAGCTCGACGGCCGCGCCCGCGAGGTGGTGGAGGCACGCTATGCCCGTGGCGCATCGATCGCCACGCTGGCCAAAATGCGCCGCGAATCCGTCCACCAGCTCTACCGCATCCTGGAAAAAGTCCGTCTCGCGCTGGTGAGCTGCGTGCAGCGCCGGCTGGCTGCGGAAGGCAACCCTTTCTCCTGAACCATATGGGCCGCTACCAGCCATCCACCCGTCTCAACCTTCTCCTGTCCCGTTTGACGGACGGACTGCTCCATCCCGACGAAGCCCGGGAGCTGGAGGAAATTCTGCAAAAGGATGCCGGAGCCCGGACCTACTACCGCTTTTTCGCCTCGGTCCATCTGGAGCTGGAGGACCATGAACGTCTGGCCGCGCCAATGGTGATCCAGCCTCGCCCGATCTGGCAGCGTCCGGCATGGCTGGCGGTCGCCGCGACTGCAATGCTGGCAGCGGGCCTGGCGTGGTGGCAGATCACCAAGCCCCGGCCGCCCGGCCCGGCCATCCCCGGCGTTTCCGTCCACCCCACGATGGCGGTGATCTCCGCATCGAAAAACGTGGCTTGGAACCAGCCGATGGTTGCGGAAACAGGCACTCCCTTGCAGGCTGGCACCATCCGGCTGGATGCCGGAGAACTTTCCCTCTCACTCGATGGAGGCTCCGAAGTGGCGGTACGCGCTCCGGTGGAATTCGAACTACTAGAGAAATCGGAGTTCGCCCTGCGCCGTGGCCAGGCCGCCTTCCGGATGAACGGGCAGCTCATCGTCCATCTGCCCCATGCCGCGGTGGTGAACAACAACGGCGAGTTTTCCGCAAACGTGGCGGAAGATGGCACGGCGGATGTCCGCTCCTTTCAGGAGAGTGTGACAGTCTCCACCACGGAGGACCGCCGGCGCAGCCGTGAGGAGTTCCTGCTGGGCAGCGGCCAGTCACTCCATGTCACCGACAAACTGGCGGTCACCGCGCTGGCTGCGGACCAGTTTCTCCGCCTGCCGGCTCCGGCTCCCATCGGATATTCCCTCGCCGGAGAGTCATACGCCAAAGCCGTGCGGGAGTCGTCCCCCCTCCACTACTGGAGATTCCAGACGATGGACGAAAAGCGGCAGATCGCGGATGAAACCGGCGGCACTCCCCTCCTGCTCAAAAAGAATCCGCGGATCGAAGGCAGCGCCGGACGTGGCTACCTGTATCTGGATGCGGCGGGCAGCGCCGGATTCGCCACCACCGAGGCTCCCCTCAAGGGACTGGACACCTCGACCGGACGCAGCATCGAATGCCTGCTCTTCCCGGGCAGCGACCAATATCTCACCGCCGTTTCGCTGGAAACCGCGGACCCTGCTTTTCCGCTTCCCGCCCCGGGAGCGAAAATGCACCACGCGCCGCAACTGTTCGCGCTCGAACGGATGAAGCGGAATGGCGAAAACATCGGCCACGTCCACCCGGACTATGCGCTCCGCAGCATGTTCCGCTCGCCGCCGGGTTACAAGGGAGGCACGAACACCTACTCCCGCGAATCCCATTTGTTCTACCGCTGGATTCATGTGGTGGCCACCGCGGATGCAGGACGGATCC belongs to Luteolibacter ambystomatis and includes:
- a CDS encoding glycoside hydrolase family 97 catalytic domain-containing protein yields the protein MSKGSLIIFAWMAAAASACGAFVTERTIASPGGGVVFTLERDTTTGALLHSVTSAGRVVVTRGTFGLDLGSTIGIVASQGALGDVQAADVDLTWSNPFGEEMNVRDRCRQETLSIVPSVTGQPDAKIQVRAYDTGIAWRYLISGSGTVASEKSTFPMPSSTVVWTSTSAQGTISKQSLSVASGSLDRPVLAQLASDLYASLGEAGLVDGARMKFTRTGTSTLSASLSSSEAFTGLFTSPWRYVRVGSSPAALLQDSAFMLNLNEPSKVADTSWIQPGKVLREVTLTTQGGLACIDFAAAHDLRYILFDAGWYGPENSSSSDATTVNVDPARSPGPLDLPAVIAYGKQKGVGVILYVNQIALTRQLDQILPLYESWGVAGMKFGFVNVGSQSNTTWLHNAVAKCADHHLIVDIHDEYRPTGVSRTWPNLLTQEGIRGDEETPKNADALKSLFTRCLAGASDQTNCYFASRVATMGSHASQLAKSVCIFSPWQTLYWYDRPAGSPGSAGAGGGVSVLQEVPELSFFDRLPTTWDESRILDGHPDTHVTVARRKGTTWFLAGLNGNTARTFQVPLTFLDSTKAYRAEVFRDDGSVATTTQVAIDMLDVDAGATLVRSVAAGNGFTVILTENGLREVVPPTPPLSSMIFKKGTSPGSSDGLVHLSNYQGVQDTSLVQETPGNNYGGRDTLLVGVLGSGKVRSGLTRFDLSVLGGRYASIKSMTLRLRVAAVTDLSASCQVGVQLEREGNSGWVEGSANGAAVSGTSCWNHAASTAGAWLGGTAGARTATDCYAQLGSATLDSSIAPVGAWIEIPLSAPSGVSTRDSLTKIVDSWIAGGGSGNAGLLLTYGAPYTGAPQWQFASSDHTNADWHPELIVEYFPADPYGQWVALKGIPIASAGTDDDPDGDGIPNAIECVLGTNPLVRDDSTKLPTLTMDVNGLRYSYRLSATGPFLQPQVQYSTTLDDWQSLVSGQFGAAFNEGARDANGVSTVDVSLEQPPAGKMFFRIAVP
- a CDS encoding beta strand repeat-containing protein, whose translation is MKIPSLPSLIVFAIVPIFHSAAADRFWDGGTTDIATNGDGASTYNTGNWNTTVVNWDQGSGLAHVAWNNASLDNAVFGGTISGSKTVTVNGGVEVNQIRFIGGNTSGAYTLGSTSDAINTIKFSGSYNEAANPGIDGSGSSNSTIAQKITGAITGGLIIKHGSNITTPGSTGRLNLTNQTNDFTGDVTVLSGNFAAGSGCGVASNRIILKGGSLFVSGGGAGTTTNTRAVEVASASGISTSAVTSGLQTLDLTGAITGSSNLTRYSSTSGSATSEVRFSGDMSGYTGTYESTGTAATLTTVQTTAASAGKWQITAGTITFTTAASLYGGSVGSWTKENIAANSGATLALNAGGIGEFSESQVATLIANLTTNINNNGLRAGATLRVNIGTGNAIGLANLANSTGTGSGAFGLGKTGAGTLTLSGGNTYTGQTVVQGGSFVFDGGSLDASATAPASRSFNVGSGGSAEIKNNAQITFGGWVGLGYFDNTGTGTLTLTSGSLTVNGISGGTPSDRGLVIGEYAGDAGTFNMNSGTLAVGNAAVYIGQNSAAAWNMAGGTASVKKIALGYNSASAGTLNLTGGTLSVGSGGISKGSGTATLNMGGGTLSSSASWSSSLPMNLTGTNGNLSASTAHTITLSGILSGTGGLGKAGTGTLILSGANTYSGNTDVSGGTLLANNTTGLATGTGTTVVHSTTILGGTGTIGAVTLESGSTLAPGNGAIGVLTTGALTLPAGAVLASEIDTSGPVGSDLISVNGDVTLGGTLGLSDRAVTAGAVPVGTKLTLIAYTGTLTGTFNGLAENAPVAIGINNFIIRYHDGQAVTLESTGASSYYIAWANSKGLDGTSNGPVQDPDHDGHNNLHEFAFDGDPLSGANDGRIVTKVAAVGGLNALTLTMPVRTGASFPDLGPDELVSTAQDGVTYHIQGSVDVTNWTGNFIDVNEVTNPADVAAVQGTLAADKPLPGGWTYRSFYIPGSDPAANVKIFIRAKVTE
- a CDS encoding sigma-70 family RNA polymerase sigma factor, with translation MKAETDEGNREFLSRLLPNQKSIRNFIYSLHPHSEDLDDIMQDTVMSLWEKFDTFELDREFLPWANRLAYFEVLRFRKKRSRDRLVFSDQMVEQLWEDAPSPNDTEAVRQALDACLCKLDGRAREVVEARYARGASIATLAKMRRESVHQLYRILEKVRLALVSCVQRRLAAEGNPFS
- a CDS encoding LamG domain-containing protein; the protein is MGRYQPSTRLNLLLSRLTDGLLHPDEARELEEILQKDAGARTYYRFFASVHLELEDHERLAAPMVIQPRPIWQRPAWLAVAATAMLAAGLAWWQITKPRPPGPAIPGVSVHPTMAVISASKNVAWNQPMVAETGTPLQAGTIRLDAGELSLSLDGGSEVAVRAPVEFELLEKSEFALRRGQAAFRMNGQLIVHLPHAAVVNNNGEFSANVAEDGTADVRSFQESVTVSTTEDRRRSREEFLLGSGQSLHVTDKLAVTALAADQFLRLPAPAPIGYSLAGESYAKAVRESSPLHYWRFQTMDEKRQIADETGGTPLLLKKNPRIEGSAGRGYLYLDAAGSAGFATTEAPLKGLDTSTGRSIECLLFPGSDQYLTAVSLETADPAFPLPAPGAKMHHAPQLFALERMKRNGENIGHVHPDYALRSMFRSPPGYKGGTNTYSRESHLFYRWIHVVATADAGRIQLYVNGRLSDQSPAGIGFNNLNIRPIIGNLQPDPRDEQRQWIGGIDEVALYGKILTPEEVEHHFEALKQP